From Deinococcota bacterium:
CGAAATCGGTCTTGCCTCGGATGAAGCCGTGGCGCTGACGCTCGACGACTTAGCGCGCGCCCGGGAGGCAGCCCCCAGCGTGGACTACGCCTATATTCAGGACTTTCGCGGTTTCTCGCTGCCGGATGATGGAGGCTTCGTCCAGGCCTACGCGGTTACGCAGGACTACCTCGCCGCGGCGGAGGTCCAAGTCACCTCGGGCAGCCTCCCGTCGGAGAGCGACTTCGCCGAAGGGGGGCGGGTGATGCTGGCGACGCCGGGGCTGGTCGAGCGGCTCGGGCTCGAGGGTGACCCTCTCGGGAAGGAGGTCGCCTTTGGCTTCAACGAGGAGCGCTACACCATTATCGGGCTGCTGAGTGAGCCTGACCCGCTCGAGCAAGGCTTCAGCCCTGACGCGCTGGTGCCGTTTACGCCCTCGCCTTTTGGCGGCGTCCGCGAGCTGAAGTTCGCCGTCGCCGACGCTGCACGTCTGGGCGAGGCCCGCGCCGAGCTCGAGGCCTTCGCCCGGGGAGCCTGGGGGGAGCGGGTGAGCGTGTCATCGAACGATTTCATCGGCGAGTTTAGCAGCCAGTGGCGCCTGATCAGTCTGGTCATCGCCGCCTTTGCCTCGACCGGCCTCGTCGTAGCCGCTTTAAACATCATGAACCTGATGCTGGCGCGGGTGTTGAGGCGCCACCGCGAAATCGGCATCAACCGCAGTCTGGGGGCCAGCCGGGGGCTCGTCCGCGGCCAGTTTCTCGCCGAGGCGCTGCTCTTAGGCGTGCTGGGGGGCACATTGGGGGTTGTGGCGGGCTACGGCCTGCTCGCGGCCTTTAACAGCTTTATGCAGGCGAT
This genomic window contains:
- a CDS encoding ABC transporter permease, which gives rise to MQLTDVLKQSLRQFRTRRLESVLITVAVALGVGVVTAVAAFLDIGRQQQARFGDMLFSREISLQARADDYRAFFTPGSAPAPAREIGLASDEAVALTLDDLARAREAAPSVDYAYIQDFRGFSLPDDGGFVQAYAVTQDYLAAAEVQVTSGSLPSESDFAEGGRVMLATPGLVERLGLEGDPLGKEVAFGFNEERYTIIGLLSEPDPLEQGFSPDALVPFTPSPFGGVRELKFAVADAARLGEARAELEAFARGAWGERVSVSSNDFIGEFSSQWRLISLVIAAFASTGLVVAALNIMNLMLARVLRRHREIGINRSLGASRGLVRGQFLAEALLLGVLGGTLGVVAGYGLLAAFNSFMQAMMAGQPALTGPALSLSLPAVLVGLALAVGVSLLFGLYPAVMASKVRIVEALREF